The Nitratidesulfovibrio sp. SRB-5 genome includes a window with the following:
- a CDS encoding EAL and HDOD domain-containing protein, which yields MQPQNSAQQPTIFIARQPIFDATGTLWGHELLFRNSPSGPARIDDPDAATASVIADGYAIASETIPGTTPFLINFPEGLLLSGAAEVLPPDRCIPEILETVHPTPELVDALHTLKRAGYRLAVDDFVGQDQALPLLGLADIIKVDVLGVPPAELPALTASLRKRHHAVLLAEKVETATMFGQCRMLGYTLFQGYHFARPVIVPGRTLSSAQTSRLHLMQSLTGEADPHKLVRAVTVDPGLTYRLLRYINSAWFALLKEVTSVQHAASLLGFETLRKWLLVITLADTAGSAAPPEVMRLAVTRARFLELLCGLVRTCTHAPESMFLLGLLSQLDALLGIPMPVLLAHLPLDADFRAALSGEPSPMHDELHLAVLLERGAWDEALPLMAKLGFSPMDVARSSIDAQVWASRMLS from the coding sequence ATGCAGCCCCAGAATTCCGCACAGCAGCCCACCATCTTCATCGCCCGGCAGCCCATCTTCGATGCAACGGGAACGCTGTGGGGGCACGAACTGCTGTTCCGCAACAGCCCCAGCGGGCCCGCGCGCATCGACGACCCGGATGCGGCCACCGCCTCGGTCATCGCCGACGGCTACGCCATCGCCAGCGAGACCATACCTGGCACTACCCCCTTCCTGATCAACTTTCCCGAAGGGTTGCTGCTGTCCGGCGCGGCGGAAGTGCTGCCGCCGGACCGGTGCATCCCCGAAATCCTCGAAACGGTGCACCCCACGCCGGAACTTGTGGATGCGCTGCACACCCTGAAACGGGCGGGCTACCGGCTGGCCGTGGACGACTTCGTGGGACAGGACCAGGCCCTGCCGCTGCTGGGGCTGGCGGACATCATCAAGGTGGACGTGCTGGGCGTGCCCCCGGCGGAACTGCCCGCGCTCACGGCCAGCCTGCGCAAACGCCACCACGCCGTGCTGCTGGCGGAAAAGGTGGAAACCGCGACCATGTTCGGCCAGTGCCGCATGCTGGGGTACACCCTGTTCCAAGGTTACCACTTCGCCAGGCCGGTCATCGTGCCGGGGCGCACCCTGTCGTCGGCCCAGACCTCGCGCCTGCACCTGATGCAGTCGCTGACCGGTGAAGCCGACCCGCACAAGCTGGTGCGCGCCGTGACCGTGGACCCCGGCCTGACCTACCGCCTGCTGCGGTACATCAATTCGGCGTGGTTCGCCCTGCTGAAGGAAGTAACCTCGGTCCAGCACGCGGCATCGCTGCTGGGCTTCGAGACGCTGCGCAAGTGGCTGCTGGTGATCACCCTGGCCGACACGGCGGGCAGCGCCGCCCCGCCCGAAGTCATGCGACTGGCCGTGACCCGCGCGCGCTTTCTGGAACTGTTGTGCGGCCTTGTGCGCACCTGCACCCATGCGCCGGAATCCATGTTCCTGCTGGGGCTGCTGTCGCAACTGGACGCGCTGCTGGGCATTCCCATGCCCGTGCTGCTGGCCCACCTGCCGCTGGACGCGGACTTCCGGGCCGCCCTTTCCGGCGAGCCTTCGCCCATGCACGACGAACTGCACCTGGCCGTGCTGCTGGAACGCGGCGCCTGGGACGAGGCCCTGCCGCTGATGGCGAAGCTGGGCTTTTCTCCCATGGACGTGGCCCGCAGCAGCATCGACGCCCAGGTGTGGGCCAGCCGGATGTTGAGCTAG
- a CDS encoding HD-GYP domain-containing protein produces MLKKISTRDLRPGMYVVDMGLSWLENPYLYSQVGVVGSEGDVLRIQREGFMEVFVDTRRSLGGDGTDGLSDEEAISAELARDLGDEDPLAPTVSLTEEMPQARALYDDSVGFARKAMDIMRKDGFVDVQAAQPMVEGILTSVTRNANALLGLSKLRSVDEYTYTHCINVAVLAVVFGRHLGFGDITLSRVGLAGLFHDLGKARVPDIILNSPRRLTPAEFGVMKRHPELGWEQVRDNPMIYDEVLAGMLEHHEKYNGLGYPRGLKGEEISIIARILAVVDVYDALTSRRVYKAAMLPHKALGLMYGMRGQDFHPGFVERFIRCLGIYPVGSVVELNTGQRGVVSQANAREPLLPEVIVVRDPKGRPAQHRRLDLSGQTAVKVVACLDPRDSGIDPGQVLGTS; encoded by the coding sequence GTGCTCAAGAAGATCTCCACGCGGGATCTCAGACCCGGCATGTACGTGGTGGACATGGGCCTTTCGTGGCTCGAAAACCCGTACCTGTACAGCCAGGTTGGGGTCGTCGGCTCCGAGGGCGACGTGCTGCGCATCCAGCGCGAGGGCTTCATGGAAGTCTTCGTGGATACGCGCCGTTCGCTGGGGGGCGACGGCACCGACGGCCTGAGCGATGAAGAGGCCATTTCCGCCGAACTGGCCCGCGACCTGGGCGACGAAGACCCGCTGGCGCCCACCGTGTCCCTGACGGAAGAAATGCCCCAGGCCCGCGCCCTGTACGACGATTCCGTGGGCTTCGCGCGCAAGGCCATGGACATCATGCGCAAGGACGGCTTCGTGGACGTGCAGGCCGCCCAGCCCATGGTCGAGGGCATCCTTACCAGCGTCACCCGCAATGCCAATGCGCTGCTGGGCCTTTCCAAGCTGCGCTCGGTGGACGAATACACCTACACCCACTGCATCAACGTGGCCGTGCTGGCCGTGGTTTTCGGGCGGCATCTGGGCTTTGGCGACATCACCCTGAGCCGGGTGGGCCTGGCCGGGCTGTTCCATGACCTTGGCAAGGCCCGCGTGCCCGATATCATTCTGAACAGCCCGCGCCGTCTCACGCCCGCCGAGTTCGGCGTCATGAAGCGCCACCCCGAACTGGGGTGGGAACAGGTGCGCGACAATCCCATGATCTACGACGAGGTGCTGGCGGGCATGCTGGAGCACCACGAGAAGTACAACGGCCTCGGCTACCCGCGCGGCCTCAAGGGCGAGGAAATCAGCATCATCGCCCGCATCCTGGCCGTGGTGGACGTGTACGACGCCCTTACCAGCCGCCGTGTGTACAAGGCCGCCATGCTGCCCCACAAGGCGCTGGGCCTGATGTACGGCATGCGCGGGCAGGATTTTCATCCCGGCTTCGTGGAGCGGTTCATCCGGTGCCTCGGGATATACCCCGTGGGCAGCGTGGTGGAACTGAACACCGGCCAGCGCGGCGTGGTCAGCCAGGCCAACGCCCGCGAACCGCTGCTGCCGGAAGTGATCGTGGTGCGCGACCCCAAGGGCCGCCCGGCCCAGCATCGCAGGCTGGACCTTTCCGGCCAGACCGCCGTGAAGGTGGTGGCCTGTCTGGACCCGCGCGACTCGGGCATAGACCCCGGCCAGGTGCTGGGCACCTCCTGA
- a CDS encoding methyl-accepting chemotaxis protein: MSIRLRILLAVLGQALLAVALCMAVIVISNRQTTDGMAVNLAGRQRMLSQKMTKEALALLHGGPAALRQSIANQIRVFDVTLAAFIDGGQAPLSLKADGPTGRLPTPSPAVRGQLLTVRGEWLRLRGLVEAALPEGAVAAPDTAPALLDASDGVLDAMNKAVTLMQGESESRVSALLVSQIIGLCLALALGAVAVLVLHRQVIKPLYAIRDFARDQAQSPRCMDLAGNFHRELREVADALCAMTGNLTGALGFSEGILRSIETPYLVVDTQEKVLRCNAALLTLIEREGTPEQYHGMGASEFFYGDPGRQTVVGKVMREGVPVVREVEMTGRRGGVRRVNIAAAQMRNAMDDSLVGGICLYTDLTELRQAEADAEARTERLAQAAREADGISRQVVDGSESLAERVRDAAMGAQTQRDRVDETVSVMQDVNAAAVDATRLAGRAADAAERAVDEARAGSDKVRRMREAMRGVVERSEELRGGMRELGGQAESIGRVMAVIADIADQTNLLALNAAIEAARAGDAGRGFAVVADEVRKLAEKTMQATSEVHTAITAIQHGVRDSMNRVDASGGAIDETAQLAGESSEALERIVHLVGATTDEVGSIADRAGLQADQAARAAMAIDVIREVAEAMADGMHEAASAVDGLRQQADRLQALIVQITA; encoded by the coding sequence ATGAGCATCCGGCTGCGCATCCTTCTCGCGGTTCTCGGGCAGGCCCTGTTGGCCGTCGCTCTCTGCATGGCGGTCATCGTCATTTCCAATCGCCAGACCACCGATGGCATGGCGGTCAACCTGGCCGGGCGGCAACGCATGCTCAGCCAGAAGATGACCAAGGAGGCGCTGGCCCTGCTGCACGGCGGCCCGGCCGCACTGCGCCAGTCCATCGCCAACCAGATCCGCGTGTTCGACGTAACGCTGGCGGCCTTCATCGACGGCGGGCAGGCCCCGCTCTCCCTGAAGGCCGACGGCCCCACGGGCCGGTTGCCCACGCCCAGCCCCGCCGTGCGCGGCCAGTTGCTGACCGTGCGCGGCGAATGGCTGCGCCTGCGCGGCCTGGTGGAGGCCGCCCTGCCCGAAGGGGCCGTGGCCGCGCCAGACACCGCCCCCGCCCTGCTGGACGCCAGCGACGGGGTGCTGGACGCCATGAACAAGGCCGTCACCCTGATGCAGGGCGAATCGGAGAGCCGGGTCTCCGCGCTGCTGGTCAGCCAGATCATCGGGTTGTGCCTGGCCCTTGCCCTTGGCGCGGTGGCGGTGCTGGTGCTGCACCGCCAGGTCATCAAACCGTTGTACGCCATCCGCGACTTCGCGCGGGATCAGGCCCAAAGCCCCCGGTGCATGGACCTTGCGGGCAACTTCCACCGCGAACTGCGCGAGGTGGCCGACGCACTGTGCGCCATGACCGGCAACCTCACCGGCGCGCTGGGCTTCTCCGAGGGCATCCTGCGCAGCATAGAGACGCCCTACCTCGTGGTGGACACCCAGGAAAAAGTGCTGCGCTGCAACGCTGCCCTGCTGACGCTCATCGAACGCGAGGGAACGCCGGAACAGTACCACGGCATGGGCGCCTCGGAATTCTTCTACGGCGACCCGGGCCGCCAGACCGTGGTGGGCAAGGTGATGCGCGAAGGCGTGCCGGTGGTGCGCGAGGTGGAAATGACCGGGCGGCGCGGCGGGGTGCGGCGGGTGAACATTGCCGCCGCGCAAATGCGCAATGCCATGGACGATTCGCTGGTGGGCGGCATCTGCCTGTACACCGACCTTACCGAATTGCGCCAGGCAGAGGCCGACGCCGAGGCCCGCACCGAACGGCTGGCCCAGGCCGCCCGCGAGGCCGACGGCATCTCGCGCCAGGTGGTGGACGGTTCCGAATCGCTGGCCGAACGGGTGCGCGATGCGGCCATGGGCGCTCAAACCCAGCGCGACCGGGTGGACGAGACCGTTTCGGTCATGCAGGACGTCAACGCCGCCGCCGTGGACGCCACCCGCCTTGCCGGGCGCGCAGCGGATGCGGCGGAACGCGCCGTGGACGAGGCGCGGGCAGGTTCCGACAAGGTGCGCCGCATGCGCGAGGCCATGCGCGGCGTGGTGGAGCGGTCGGAGGAACTGCGCGGCGGCATGCGCGAACTGGGTGGACAGGCGGAGTCCATCGGACGGGTGATGGCCGTCATCGCCGACATTGCCGACCAGACCAACCTGCTGGCCCTGAACGCGGCCATCGAGGCGGCGCGCGCCGGTGATGCCGGGCGGGGATTCGCCGTGGTGGCCGACGAGGTGCGCAAGCTGGCCGAAAAGACCATGCAGGCCACCAGCGAGGTGCACACGGCCATCACCGCCATCCAGCACGGGGTGCGCGACAGCATGAACCGGGTGGACGCCTCGGGCGGGGCCATCGACGAGACCGCGCAACTGGCCGGTGAATCCAGCGAGGCGCTGGAGCGCATCGTGCATCTGGTGGGGGCCACCACCGACGAGGTGGGCTCCATTGCCGACCGGGCGGGCCTGCAGGCCGACCAGGCGGCGCGGGCGGCCATGGCCATCGACGTCATCCGCGAGGTGGCAGAGGCCATGGCCGATGGCATGCACGAGGCGGCCAGCGCCGTGGACGGGCTGCGGCAGCAGGCCGACCGGTTGCAGGCGCTCATCGTGCAGATAACCGCCTGA